Within Candidatus Krumholzibacteriia bacterium, the genomic segment CGCCATGTAGCGCGGGATGGTGTGGTGCATCGATGAATAGAGCAGTCACAGCAGCGGTACTCGTCGGCGTGTTGCTGATCGTGGCCGGCGCCATTGGCGCGCAGGACAACGGGCAACACCCCGTCGCCGAGTTTGTCGAGACCACCTTCGACTTCGGGGAGGTGTTCGAACAGGCCGAGTACAGGCACGTCTTCGTGGTGCGCAACCGCGGCAAGGCGGACCTGCTCATCGAGGACGTCAAGCCTGGGTGAGGATGCACCGTGGCCGAGTTCGACAAGGTCATCCCTCCTGGTCAGGAGGGCAAAATCAACATGGCGGTAGACGGGGCGAGGGTGCACGGGGTGTTCAGCAAGTCGGCGACCGTGCGAACCAACGATCCCGTCAAGCGGTCGTTCTCCATTGCCATCGCCGGATCGGAGGTCCCCTATCTCAACCTGAGGCCGGAGGGGACCGTGGTATTGCACGGCATGCACGGTGAAACCGTACGGCGTCAGCTCATGGTGACCAGCAACGAGAGGGACCTGGACTTCAAGGTAACCAGGCTCACCTCCAACGTGGACGACAAGATCACGTACACGTTCGCGCCCACCGGCACTCCGGGTGAATACGCGATCGACATCTACAAGAACCCGGAGCTTCCGACGCTCACCACCTACGGTTCGCTGTTCGTGCACACCAACAGCAAGCTGTCGCCCAAGTCGGAGATCCAGGTGAACGTGATGACCAAGGGTTCGATTTCGGTGAGCCCGATCACGCTGAACTTCGGGGCGGTGCGGTTTGGGGACCGTGAAGCCGGGGGTTCGGAGGTTACCAAGAGCGTGATGCTGTCGAAGGGCAGCGAGTTCGAGGTGACGGGTGTCGACCTGAACAACCCCAACTTCGTGGCGGTGCCCGAACCGATTTCGGGCGGGCGCCAGTACCGCGTCCTGGTGACGTTCCGTCCCCCCATGAAGCGCCAGTCCCGGCACATTGAATCGGCGGAGATGATCATTCACACCAATGACTCGCAGGAGCCGGCGATCCGCGTCGCGGTCGTCGCGCGCGCGATGTAGCAAGGACACGAGCCACAGATGAACAACAAAGTCGTTTTGGCAGCGGGTATGGGGATGGTGGTTCTGCTGGCCGGTGTTCTTGCCGTCGGCATGAAGAAGGGCGACGCCCAGGAGCCCAAAGGGGCCACCCAGGTGGAGGAGACCCGGCCGCTCGGCATCCCCGCGTCGGCGGCGGAGCTTCCCGCGGGCGCGGACGCGTCCGAGGTGTATGCGAACCTGACCGGCGAGATCGAGATGCTCTCCCGCCAGGCGTCGGGGTCCAATTCGCCCGAGGAGCAGATGCGGATCTTCGGCGAGATGCAGGCCAAGCTGAAGGCCTTCCGGGCCCAGTACCCCGGCACGCCGGAGGCGCTGGACGCCGCGTTCCAGCTGGGCGCGCTGAGCTACAGCGTGCAGGACAACGAGCAGGCCGCGCTGATGTTGAGCGAGTTCCTGCACAAGGCGGATCCGAGCGACCGGCAGAAGATCGCCTACGCGCATTTCTACCTGGCGGAGGCGTTCCGCGGCGCGGGTAAGTACGACGACGCCGAAGGCGAGTACAAGACCATCCTCACCAATTTCAGTGATGTGAACCCCAGGTTGACGCAGTTTGTTCAGAGCAACATGGCAATGCTGGGCGCCGAGCGCAAACTGGCGGTGGGCAAGGAACCCATCGCGTTCTCGGTCAAGGGGATCAAGGGCGAGAAGCTCTCCCCGGCGGACTACCGCGGCAAGGTGCTGCTCATCGACTTCTGGGCCACCTGGTGCGGCCCGTGCATTGCGGAGATGCCCAATGTGAAGAGCGTGTACAAGAAGTACCACGCCAAGGGCTTCGAGATCGTCGGCATCTCGCTGGACCAGTCGCGCGACAAGCTCGATGCGTACATCCAGCAGCAGGGAATCGAATGGCCGCAGTACTTCGACGGCAAGTTCTGGAACAACGACATCGCACAGATGTACGGGATCAAATCCATCCCGACCACGCTGCTGGTGGACCGGCAGGGCAAGATCCGCTACAAATCGCTGCGCGGACAGCAGCTCGAGGCGGCGGTGGAGAAGCTGATCGCGGAGACGTCGTGACGTTTCGGTGAGTGCCGGCTGAATTCGGGCGCCCGGGTGTCACCATCCGGGCGCCTTTTTTTGTCCGCGCGACTAGCGCGCCCCGAGCAGCGCCTCGATGATGGCCACTTCCATGGCGATGCGCGCGTCCCAGGATGCGAAGGTCTCGCGCGCTAAGCGCTGCGCCGATTCGCCCATGCGCGCGCGCGCGCTGTCGCTCTCCAGCAGCAGCTCGATGGCATCCGCCAGCGCGGTCACGTCGCCATCCGCCACCAGTGCGCCGCTCTCGCCGGGGCGCACCACGGTGGCGGTATCACCGGTGTCGTAGGCCACCACCGGCACGCCGCAGATCATCGCCTCGCAGGTGGGCAGCGCGCGGTTGGTGAGTGTGCTGGTGGAGACGAACACGTCACTCGCCGCCAGCAGGCCCGGCACGTCGTCGTGAGGCACCGTTCCCAGGAAGCGGATCGCGGCCGCGTTGTCCCCCGCGGCTGCTTCGCACCGGGCGCGTTCGACACCGTCGCCGGCGACGATGAAACTCACATCACCGTGGCCCCGCTGCACCAGCGACTGCGCGGCGCGGATGAAGTCCAGGGGCCGTTTGGAGGGTACCAGGCGGGCCAGAAACAGCACCACGCGTGCACCCGGGGCGATCCCCAGCCGCGCCCGCGCGTCTGCGCGATCCACCGGGCGCTCCATCCAGTCGAGGTCGAGTCCGTTGGGAAGGAAGTGAACCCTGTCCGCGGGGATACCCTGGCGTCGCAGAATTTCGCCGCCGCGCGTGCCGTCGTCGAGCACGATCCACGCATCCTGCGGGTAGCGGAGCGCGCGCAGTTGCTCCAGGTTCTTGAACCAGTACTTGAGCGGCGGCCACTCCGTGTGCACCAGGTCCATGACGCCGAACAACTTCACCACGCCGGGAATGCCAAGCGTGCGGCCGATGCGCCACGTGGTGCAGGTGGTGTAGTGCGAGTGCCCCAGCACCAGGCGCGCGTCGATTGCGCGTGCCAGACGCAGCGCCCTCGGCGCAACCACCAGGTCGAACAGCAGCGGCCACAGCGGCCGGCGCAGGAAGGTGGGCAACCGGCGCGTGGCGCGAAAGAAATTGGGATAGAAGTGCGTGTGTACGCGCGGGTCGCGCACGCGCGAACGCGGACGCAGAAAATGGATGGCGTATCCCGCCGCGGTGAAGCCGTCGATGAAGCGGTCGTCGTCGGAAACACCGGCGGCGATGTTCTGCTCGCCATCCAGCGACCACACCGTCTCCCACGGCGATACGATGAGGATGGGTCCGCGCGGCGGGCCTGAAGGCGGGGCTTCTGCGGGCGCCCGGCTCACCCGATGGTGCATGCGAGCGAACCGATGCGCTCGATGGTTGCGACCAGACGGTCGCCGCGCGCCAGAAAACGCGGCGGCTTGCGGTAGACCCCGACACCCGCGGGTGTTCCTGTGGCAACCACGTCGCCCGGTTCCAGGGTTGCGGTCTGCGAGATGTGATGCACCAGGAAGTCCACGGTGAAGGTCATGCGATCCGTGCGGCTGTCCTGCATGGTCTCGCCGTTGAGCGTCAGGGAAATGCCGAGCTGGTGCGGGGAGGGGATCTCGTCGCGGGTAACCAGCCACGGTCCCAGCGGACCGCTGCCGTCCACGCTCTTGGCGCGAAACCACTGCTTCTCGCGTGCCTGCAGATCGCGCGCGGACAGGTCCATGAACACCGCGTAGCCGGCCACGTGGTCGTACGCCTGTTCCAGCGGCACGCGGCGCGCGCGTTTACCGATGACGAAGGCCAGCTCGACCTCGTAGTCGAACTGTTCCACCCCCAGGGGGTAGGGAACCGTGTCGCCGTCTCCGCACAGAGAGTTGGGGCCCTTGGCGAACATCATGGGATAATCCGGCGCGGTCTTGCCCTGTTCCTCGGCGTGGTCCGCATAATTCAAACCCAGGCAGATGATCTTGGATGGATTGGTGATCACGGGGCCGAGACGCGTTTCCGCCATGGGCAAGCGCACGGTTCCCGGCAGTGACGCCGCGCGCGCGCCGATCGCGCGCACTTCGTCCAGCATGTCGCCGCCCAGCATCTCGCGCACCGTGGCCGGCAGCGACGGTGACACCGCACGCAGGTCGACGATGGTTTCACCCACCACCAGCCCCGGGCGCTCCTCTCCGGCGGGGCCGAAACTCGCCAGTTTCAACGTTCGCCTCCCTGCGCGGCCGACCCGGTGATTCCCGACAATCGTTCCAGGAACTCTTTCTTGTCGATGAACTCCACCGCGCGCAGGTCGTCCCGCTCCGCACCCCGGGCGTCGATGAAGACGATGGTGGGCACGCCGCGAATGTCGAACTTCTCGCGCACCGCGCGCACATCCGCCGAACCGTGCTCGGTGAGGTCCGCCTTCAGCGGAACCACGCCCCGCGCCGCCTCGATCACCTCGGGCTGGTTGAACGTCTGGTGCTCGAGCTCCTTGCACGGCAGGCACCAGTCCGCCGAGAAGTCGATCACCACCGGCTGCCCGTTGCCGATGGCCTCTGCCAGCGCGCTCTCCGTGTAGGGGATCCAGGCAATGCCGGGCTGGTCGCTACGCCCGAGGATATTGCCCGGCGCGAGGATCAGGTAGAGGCCGTAGAGCGGCATGGCCACGCCGACGAAGCGCCGGAACGCGTTGAAGAAGATGGAGGTCGACCGCGCACGCACCATGAAGCCCAGCAGCACGCCGCCGATCACCAGCACCGCACCCAGCAACCCGAAGTACAGCGAGTCGCCGGCCACCGGGCGCAGGAAGTACACCGCCATGGCCAGCAGCACCACGCCGAAGAGCTTGCGGATCCACTCCATCCACTCGCCGGACTTGGGCAGGCGCGCGATGTTGCCGGACGCCACCGCCAGCACCACGAAGGGAAGCCCCAGCCCCAGTGCCAGCACGAAGAACAGCGAGAAGCCGAGGAACAGGCTGCCCGACTCGCCCACGAAGGTCAGCAGGCCGAGCACGAACGGCCCGATGCAGGGTGCGGCCACGATGCCCACGGTGAGCCCCATCAGGAACGAGCCCAGCGCGCCCTGCTTGGCGGTGCCGGCGACACCCGCGAGCCGCATGGGGACGCGGATCTCGTAGAACCCGAACATCGACATCGCAAGCCCCACCATCACCAGCGCCACCACCACCAGCACCAGCGGGTTCTGCAGCGCGCTGCCGAACAGGCTGCCGGTGAACGCCGCCACCAGTCCCAGGGCGGAGTACATGGTGGCCATGCCCAGCAGGTACAGCACTGCCAGCAGCATGGTGCGCGAGCCACGGCCGCGCGATTGT encodes:
- a CDS encoding TlpA family protein disulfide reductase, yielding MNNKVVLAAGMGMVVLLAGVLAVGMKKGDAQEPKGATQVEETRPLGIPASAAELPAGADASEVYANLTGEIEMLSRQASGSNSPEEQMRIFGEMQAKLKAFRAQYPGTPEALDAAFQLGALSYSVQDNEQAALMLSEFLHKADPSDRQKIAYAHFYLAEAFRGAGKYDDAEGEYKTILTNFSDVNPRLTQFVQSNMAMLGAERKLAVGKEPIAFSVKGIKGEKLSPADYRGKVLLIDFWATWCGPCIAEMPNVKSVYKKYHAKGFEIVGISLDQSRDKLDAYIQQQGIEWPQYFDGKFWNNDIAQMYGIKSIPTTLLVDRQGKIRYKSLRGQQLEAAVEKLIAETS
- a CDS encoding glycosyltransferase family 4 protein, with translation MHHRVSRAPAEAPPSGPPRGPILIVSPWETVWSLDGEQNIAAGVSDDDRFIDGFTAAGYAIHFLRPRSRVRDPRVHTHFYPNFFRATRRLPTFLRRPLWPLLFDLVVAPRALRLARAIDARLVLGHSHYTTCTTWRIGRTLGIPGVVKLFGVMDLVHTEWPPLKYWFKNLEQLRALRYPQDAWIVLDDGTRGGEILRRQGIPADRVHFLPNGLDLDWMERPVDRADARARLGIAPGARVVLFLARLVPSKRPLDFIRAAQSLVQRGHGDVSFIVAGDGVERARCEAAAGDNAAAIRFLGTVPHDDVPGLLAASDVFVSTSTLTNRALPTCEAMICGVPVVAYDTGDTATVVRPGESGALVADGDVTALADAIELLLESDSARARMGESAQRLARETFASWDARIAMEVAIIEALLGAR
- a CDS encoding thioredoxin family protein; the protein is MMKRFSAVLLALAVSALQPFTDARAIDLAPDPFAEPVTASGFVSLSNVPQGGNAQLAVEVQIREPWHVNAHKVTEDFLVPTEVTFELPPGMTLRGTVYPAGVSMKLDFSESPLLLYEGTVRIGAVVDVAADAALGETTVVARVTYQACDNEKCLLPQTIDVEIPVRISSPRESVDLANTEVFDRMDFSSIASATQPGEKNALQSAIARRGLLFGYILVFLGGLALNLTPCVYPMIPITVSYFGGQSRGRGSRTMLLAVLYLLGMATMYSALGLVAAFTGSLFGSALQNPLVLVVVALVMVGLAMSMFGFYEIRVPMRLAGVAGTAKQGALGSFLMGLTVGIVAAPCIGPFVLGLLTFVGESGSLFLGFSLFFVLALGLGLPFVVLAVASGNIARLPKSGEWMEWIRKLFGVVLLAMAVYFLRPVAGDSLYFGLLGAVLVIGGVLLGFMVRARSTSIFFNAFRRFVGVAMPLYGLYLILAPGNILGRSDQPGIAWIPYTESALAEAIGNGQPVVIDFSADWCLPCKELEHQTFNQPEVIEAARGVVPLKADLTEHGSADVRAVREKFDIRGVPTIVFIDARGAERDDLRAVEFIDKKEFLERLSGITGSAAQGGER
- a CDS encoding DUF1573 domain-containing protein, which encodes MAEFDKVIPPGQEGKINMAVDGARVHGVFSKSATVRTNDPVKRSFSIAIAGSEVPYLNLRPEGTVVLHGMHGETVRRQLMVTSNERDLDFKVTRLTSNVDDKITYTFAPTGTPGEYAIDIYKNPELPTLTTYGSLFVHTNSKLSPKSEIQVNVMTKGSISVSPITLNFGAVRFGDREAGGSEVTKSVMLSKGSEFEVTGVDLNNPNFVAVPEPISGGRQYRVLVTFRPPMKRQSRHIESAEMIIHTNDSQEPAIRVAVVARAM
- a CDS encoding DUF1573 domain-containing protein; protein product: MNRAVTAAVLVGVLLIVAGAIGAQDNGQHPVAEFVETTFDFGEVFEQAEYRHVFVVRNRGKADLLIEDVKPG
- a CDS encoding fumarylacetoacetate hydrolase family protein, with amino-acid sequence MKLASFGPAGEERPGLVVGETIVDLRAVSPSLPATVREMLGGDMLDEVRAIGARAASLPGTVRLPMAETRLGPVITNPSKIICLGLNYADHAEEQGKTAPDYPMMFAKGPNSLCGDGDTVPYPLGVEQFDYEVELAFVIGKRARRVPLEQAYDHVAGYAVFMDLSARDLQAREKQWFRAKSVDGSGPLGPWLVTRDEIPSPHQLGISLTLNGETMQDSRTDRMTFTVDFLVHHISQTATLEPGDVVATGTPAGVGVYRKPPRFLARGDRLVATIERIGSLACTIG